The following are from one region of the Actinoplanes sp. L3-i22 genome:
- a CDS encoding ATP-binding protein, which yields MTTTVAPPQPRRLYRPRDHRIVAGVASGLARHLGVPVLAVRISLVVLLGFNALGLLLYAAYWAVLPQEARNDEKPAGRDFAALIPFAAIGLGVVILQTLVFGDQVATTVGWMIAVVAVGAGVIWHQSDPSRREQWTDPNAPSGLMAAIVGEGDRRSFMFRFVGGGVLVAIGVIGVVAIYSPADSLSSVLNGIIFALVGLLGVGVVVAPLVWRTFGQLRAEREGRIREQERAEVAAMIHDQVLHTLALIQRNSADIKEVQRLARGQERSLRNWLYKPTASPTERFAAALEQAAAEVEDTYAISVETVVVGDTQCDERVAALVAAAREALVNAARHAGVQTVSLYAEVEPDELSVFVRDRGAGFDLSGVAETRHGVRGSIIGRMQRHNGRAEIRSAPDSGTEVRLTLPMARESVTAGKESAR from the coding sequence GTGACCACAACCGTCGCTCCACCGCAGCCGCGCCGGCTGTACCGCCCCCGCGATCATCGCATCGTGGCCGGCGTCGCGTCCGGGCTCGCGCGCCATCTGGGCGTGCCGGTCCTGGCGGTGCGGATCAGCCTGGTGGTTCTGCTCGGCTTCAACGCCCTGGGCCTGCTGCTCTACGCGGCCTACTGGGCGGTCCTGCCGCAGGAGGCGCGCAACGACGAGAAGCCGGCCGGCCGGGACTTCGCCGCGCTGATCCCGTTCGCCGCGATCGGCCTGGGCGTGGTGATCCTGCAGACGCTGGTCTTCGGCGACCAGGTGGCCACCACGGTGGGCTGGATGATCGCGGTGGTCGCGGTCGGCGCCGGGGTGATCTGGCACCAGTCCGACCCGAGCCGCCGTGAGCAGTGGACCGATCCGAACGCACCGTCCGGCCTGATGGCCGCGATCGTCGGCGAGGGCGACCGGCGCTCGTTCATGTTCCGCTTCGTCGGCGGTGGCGTGCTGGTCGCGATCGGCGTGATCGGGGTGGTCGCGATCTACTCGCCGGCCGACTCGCTCTCCTCGGTGCTCAACGGCATCATCTTCGCGCTGGTCGGCCTGCTCGGCGTCGGCGTGGTGGTGGCGCCGCTGGTCTGGCGCACGTTCGGCCAGCTGCGCGCCGAGCGCGAGGGCCGGATCCGGGAGCAGGAGCGCGCCGAGGTGGCCGCGATGATCCACGACCAGGTGCTGCACACGCTGGCGCTGATCCAGCGCAACTCGGCGGACATCAAGGAGGTCCAGCGGCTGGCCCGCGGCCAGGAGCGCAGCCTGCGCAACTGGCTCTACAAGCCGACCGCCTCGCCGACCGAGCGGTTCGCGGCGGCGCTCGAGCAGGCCGCCGCCGAGGTCGAGGACACGTACGCGATCAGCGTCGAGACCGTGGTGGTCGGCGACACCCAGTGCGACGAGCGGGTCGCGGCCCTGGTCGCCGCCGCGCGGGAGGCGCTGGTCAACGCGGCCCGGCACGCGGGGGTGCAGACCGTGTCGCTCTACGCCGAGGTCGAGCCGGACGAGCTGAGCGTCTTCGTCCGGGACCGAGGCGCCGGCTTCGACCTGAGCGGCGTGGCCGAGACACGGCACGGCGTCCGTGGTTCGATCATCGGGCGCATGCAGCGTCACAACGGGCGGGCGGAGATCCGCAGCGCTCCCGACAGCGGTACCGAGGTGCGTCTCACGCTTCCGATGGCCCGGGAGAGCGTGACCGCCGGTAAGGAGTCAGCACGATGA
- a CDS encoding response regulator transcription factor has product MTEPVTQSEGRLAVFLVDDHAMFRAGVRAELGRHVEVVGEASTVAEAISRIGTIQPDVVLLDVHMPDGGGRAVLESIRRTHPQVKFLALSVSDAAEDVIGLIRAGARGYVTKTISPDELAAAVRRVADGDAVFSPRLAGFVLDAFASRPDVPVADPELDQLTNREREVLRLLARGYAYKEIAKELYISIKTVETHVSNVLRKLQMSNRYELSRWAADRRLV; this is encoded by the coding sequence ATGACCGAGCCCGTGACGCAGTCGGAGGGTCGGCTGGCCGTCTTCCTGGTGGACGACCACGCGATGTTCCGCGCCGGGGTGCGCGCCGAGTTGGGCCGCCATGTCGAGGTGGTCGGCGAGGCGAGCACGGTGGCCGAGGCGATCAGCCGGATCGGCACGATCCAGCCGGACGTGGTGCTGCTCGACGTGCACATGCCGGACGGCGGCGGCCGCGCGGTGCTGGAGTCGATCCGGCGCACCCACCCGCAGGTCAAGTTCCTGGCGCTGTCGGTCTCGGACGCCGCCGAGGACGTGATCGGCCTGATCCGGGCCGGCGCCCGGGGCTACGTGACCAAGACGATCTCGCCGGACGAGCTGGCCGCCGCGGTGCGCCGGGTGGCCGACGGCGACGCGGTGTTCAGCCCGCGGCTGGCCGGTTTCGTGCTGGACGCGTTCGCCTCCCGGCCGGACGTGCCGGTCGCCGACCCGGAGCTGGACCAGCTGACCAACCGCGAGCGCGAGGTTCTGCGCCTTCTCGCGCGGGGTTATGCGTACAAGGAAATCGCCAAAGAGTTGTACATCTCGATCAAGACGGTCGAAACGCACGTGTCCAATGTGCTGCGGAAACTCCAGATGAGTAACCGTTACGAGTTGTCACGCTGGGCGGCTGACCGCCGCCTCGTCTGA
- a CDS encoding ABC transporter substrate-binding protein, which yields MLGKAPWKMAAGATAIALLAAGCGGGGSDDSSTTSNTVVIGIGEPQHLIPTNSTESNGSEVLASLFYPLVDFDAQNKPVPVAAESVTPDATSTTWTVKLKSGFTFSNGEPVTSDNYINAWNYGAYGPNGQGASYFFEKIAGYADMQSTDPDGEEGPKKAPEPKAKTLTGLKKVDDTTFTITLSAPFSGWESVMGYSAFYPLPKAAWKSEGVIADGFEDAIIGNGPFKLKGKWEHDSQIVVEKVADFKGTVPKVDGVTWKIYQDQQAEYADLVANNVDVQTTIPIESLAKASADLGDRFKKSPNSVFQFVGFPTFQKEFQDVRVRQAISMAINRQEITDQIFLGSQSPATSFVSPVVAGYRENTCGKNCEYNPTEAKALYQAAKGPSEIKITYNVDGNHKAWVDATCNQIKASLGINCVGGEEPKFADLLSKVEKKQPVGLIRLGWIMDYPLMENYLGPLYSTDGSSNYYGYSNPTFDNLVKEGSAAKTSEEAIAKWQAAEDILAKDMPVIPLRNGQNVYGYSTKVSNVNVDLFQKVDLYKIEVVG from the coding sequence ATGCTTGGGAAAGCCCCATGGAAGATGGCGGCCGGTGCGACCGCCATCGCCTTGTTGGCCGCTGGTTGCGGTGGCGGCGGGTCCGATGACTCGTCGACCACTTCCAATACGGTCGTGATCGGTATCGGCGAGCCGCAGCACCTGATCCCGACGAACTCCACGGAGTCGAACGGTTCCGAGGTCCTGGCTTCGCTGTTCTACCCGCTCGTCGACTTCGACGCCCAGAACAAGCCGGTTCCGGTCGCCGCCGAGTCGGTCACCCCGGACGCCACCAGCACCACCTGGACCGTCAAGCTGAAGTCGGGCTTCACGTTCAGCAACGGTGAGCCGGTCACCTCGGACAACTACATCAACGCCTGGAACTACGGGGCCTACGGCCCGAACGGTCAGGGCGCTTCGTACTTCTTCGAGAAGATCGCCGGTTACGCGGACATGCAGTCCACCGACCCGGACGGTGAGGAGGGCCCCAAGAAGGCCCCCGAGCCCAAGGCGAAGACCCTCACCGGTCTGAAGAAGGTTGACGACACGACCTTCACCATCACGCTCTCGGCGCCGTTCTCCGGCTGGGAGTCCGTCATGGGCTACAGCGCGTTCTACCCGCTGCCGAAGGCCGCCTGGAAGTCCGAGGGCGTCATCGCCGACGGCTTCGAGGACGCCATCATCGGCAACGGCCCCTTCAAGCTGAAGGGCAAGTGGGAGCACGACTCCCAGATCGTCGTGGAGAAGGTGGCCGACTTCAAGGGCACCGTTCCGAAGGTCGACGGCGTCACCTGGAAGATCTACCAGGACCAGCAGGCGGAGTACGCCGACCTGGTTGCCAACAACGTCGACGTGCAGACCACCATCCCGATCGAGTCGCTCGCCAAGGCGTCGGCCGACCTGGGTGACCGGTTCAAGAAGAGCCCGAACTCCGTCTTCCAGTTCGTCGGTTTCCCGACGTTCCAGAAGGAGTTCCAGGACGTTCGCGTTCGTCAGGCGATCTCGATGGCGATCAACCGCCAGGAGATCACCGACCAGATCTTCCTCGGTTCGCAGTCGCCGGCGACCTCGTTCGTCTCGCCGGTCGTCGCGGGTTACCGCGAGAACACCTGTGGCAAGAACTGTGAGTACAACCCCACCGAGGCCAAGGCGCTGTACCAGGCTGCCAAGGGCCCGTCGGAAATCAAGATCACGTACAACGTCGACGGCAACCACAAGGCGTGGGTGGACGCGACGTGCAACCAGATCAAGGCTTCTCTCGGCATCAACTGCGTCGGCGGCGAGGAGCCCAAGTTCGCCGACCTGCTGAGCAAGGTTGAGAAGAAGCAGCCGGTCGGCCTGATCCGTCTCGGCTGGATCATGGACTACCCGCTGATGGAGAACTACCTCGGCCCGCTGTACAGCACCGACGGTTCCTCCAACTACTACGGGTACAGCAACCCGACGTTCGACAACCTGGTCAAGGAAGGCTCGGCCGCCAAGACCTCCGAGGAGGCCATCGCCAAGTGGCAGGCCGCCGAGGACATCCTGGCGAAGGACATGCCGGTCATCCCGCTGCGGAACGGCCAGAACGTCTACGGCTACTCGACCAAGGTCTCCAACGTGAACGTCGACCTGTTCCAGAAGGTCGACCTTTACAAGATCGAAGTTGTCGGCTGA
- a CDS encoding ABC transporter permease: protein MFRYIVRRLLQMVLTFFGATFLLYALVFANQKDPIQALVGERPVTESQRIALTERYHLDEGFFMQYWYYMKGLFTGDFGTSLTGRKILDMMSDAWPVTLRLALIAIVIAAVFSVTAGVYSAIRRGGIFDNVTLIITLVLLAMPIVVLAPLAQLVFGIQLGWFAPTATRDATFVQLLLPAIVLACIVIAPEMRVTRTSVVENLRADYVRTARAKGLTRMRVIWVHVLRNSLIPVVTLIGVDLGTLMAGAIVTEKIFNIPGVGFNLARAIRTEDGPLVVGFVSILVILFLFINLLVDLLYAALDPRIRYE, encoded by the coding sequence ATGTTCCGCTATATCGTGCGGCGCTTGCTGCAGATGGTCCTGACGTTCTTCGGGGCCACGTTTCTGCTGTACGCGCTCGTGTTCGCCAACCAGAAAGACCCGATCCAGGCCTTGGTTGGCGAACGTCCCGTAACTGAGAGTCAGCGCATCGCGCTGACCGAGCGGTACCACCTGGATGAAGGCTTCTTCATGCAGTACTGGTACTACATGAAGGGCCTGTTCACCGGGGACTTCGGCACCTCGCTGACCGGTCGAAAGATCCTCGACATGATGTCCGACGCGTGGCCGGTCACCCTTCGCCTCGCCCTCATCGCGATCGTCATCGCGGCTGTCTTCTCCGTGACCGCGGGCGTTTACTCCGCCATCCGGCGCGGTGGCATCTTCGACAACGTCACGCTGATCATCACGCTGGTCCTCCTGGCCATGCCGATCGTCGTCCTCGCGCCCCTCGCGCAGCTGGTCTTCGGTATTCAGCTCGGCTGGTTCGCACCTACCGCAACACGCGACGCGACCTTCGTGCAACTGCTTTTGCCGGCGATCGTGCTCGCCTGCATCGTGATCGCGCCCGAGATGCGAGTGACCCGGACGTCGGTCGTCGAGAACCTCCGCGCCGACTACGTGCGCACCGCGCGAGCCAAGGGCCTGACCCGGATGCGCGTCATCTGGGTGCACGTCCTGCGTAACTCGCTGATCCCGGTCGTCACGCTGATCGGCGTCGACCTGGGCACCTTGATGGCCGGCGCGATCGTCACCGAGAAGATCTTCAACATCCCCGGTGTCGGCTTCAACCTGGCCCGGGCGATCCGCACCGAGGACGGCCCGCTAGTGGTCGGTTTCGTGAGCATCCTGGTGATCCTGTTCCTGTTCATCAACCTGCTCGTCGACCTTCTGTACGCCGCCCTCGACCCCAGGATTCGCTATGAGTGA
- a CDS encoding ABC transporter permease, which produces MSDLNTVTAAEAPGGQPNVPRGPVKKDKPRSLAADAWSDLRGRKIFWIAVVLVIIVLVMAAWPTLFTSADPDSCALSHQFKGPSGAALFGYDFQGCDVYAKVIHGARNSILIGISSTLLSGVIGLVFGLVSGYFGGWVDAVLSRFIDIMLGVPFLLAGIVLSSRLSSGPTDNGKVAVTLTLGLLSWTSGARVMRSAVISAKNQDYVAAARMLGAPPMRLILRHILPNSIASYIVLLTLLLGINISSEATLSFLGVGLRNGAISWGIMIADGTGFARTEPWPLVWPAIFLGVTVLAFIMLGDAVRDAFDPKLR; this is translated from the coding sequence ATGAGTGACTTGAACACCGTGACCGCGGCCGAGGCGCCGGGCGGTCAGCCGAACGTCCCGCGCGGCCCGGTCAAGAAGGACAAGCCCCGCAGCCTCGCCGCGGACGCCTGGTCCGACCTCCGGGGCCGGAAGATCTTCTGGATCGCCGTGGTGCTGGTCATCATCGTGCTGGTGATGGCCGCCTGGCCGACCCTGTTCACCTCGGCGGACCCGGACTCCTGCGCGCTGTCGCACCAGTTCAAGGGGCCGTCCGGCGCTGCCCTGTTCGGGTACGACTTCCAGGGCTGCGACGTCTACGCCAAGGTCATCCACGGCGCCCGCAACTCGATCCTGATCGGCATCTCCTCCACCCTGCTGTCCGGCGTCATCGGCCTGGTCTTCGGTCTGGTGTCCGGCTACTTCGGCGGCTGGGTCGACGCGGTCCTGTCCCGGTTCATCGACATCATGCTGGGCGTGCCGTTCCTGCTGGCCGGCATCGTCCTGTCCAGCCGGCTCTCGTCCGGCCCGACGGACAACGGCAAGGTCGCGGTCACCCTCACCCTGGGCCTGCTCAGCTGGACCTCCGGGGCCCGCGTGATGCGGTCCGCGGTGATCTCGGCGAAGAACCAGGACTACGTCGCGGCCGCCCGGATGCTGGGCGCCCCGCCGATGCGGCTGATCCTCCGGCACATCCTGCCGAACTCCATCGCGTCGTACATCGTCCTGTTGACCCTGCTGCTGGGCATCAACATCTCCAGCGAGGCGACCCTGTCGTTCCTCGGCGTCGGTCTCCGGAACGGCGCGATCAGCTGGGGCATCATGATCGCCGACGGCACGGGCTTCGCCCGGACCGAGCCCTGGCCGCTGGTCTGGCCGGCGATCTTCCTCGGCGTGACGGTGCTCGCGTTCATCATGCTCGGCGACGCGGTCCGCGACGCCTTCGACCCGAAGTTGCGGTGA
- a CDS encoding ABC transporter ATP-binding protein, producing the protein MTDIKARIDVLPGIDPRAPLLEVSNLHVEFRTNYGVAKAVNGANFWLSPGETLAILGESGCGKSVTAQAIMGILDTPPGYVTQGEIKYRGVDLLKMKEEQRRKVRANRIAMIFQDALSALNPVYTVGFQLSELFRKHRGMSRSDAKNRAIDLLDQVKIPAARDRINDYPHQFSGGMRQRVMIAMALALDPEVLIADEPTTALDVTVQAQIMGLLADLQKQRNMGLILITHDMGVVADVADRISVMYAGKVVEEAPVYDIYARPAHPYTRALLESIPRLDMKGQQLSVIRGLPPALTDVPKGCAFNPRCAYARDACRQDPAPPAYQVSVQPHRTARCHFFREVIGE; encoded by the coding sequence GTGACTGATATCAAGGCGCGAATCGATGTCCTACCGGGCATCGACCCACGCGCACCGCTGCTCGAAGTGAGCAACCTGCACGTCGAGTTCCGCACCAACTACGGCGTGGCCAAGGCCGTCAACGGCGCCAACTTCTGGCTCTCCCCGGGCGAGACGCTGGCGATCCTCGGCGAGTCCGGCTGCGGCAAGTCGGTCACCGCCCAGGCGATCATGGGCATCCTGGACACCCCGCCGGGCTACGTCACCCAGGGCGAGATCAAGTACCGCGGCGTCGACCTGCTCAAGATGAAGGAAGAGCAGCGGCGCAAGGTCCGGGCCAACCGGATCGCGATGATCTTCCAGGACGCGCTCTCCGCGCTGAACCCGGTCTACACCGTCGGCTTCCAGCTCAGCGAGCTCTTCCGCAAGCACCGCGGAATGTCCCGCTCGGACGCCAAGAACCGGGCGATCGACCTGCTCGACCAGGTCAAGATCCCGGCCGCCCGGGACCGGATCAACGACTACCCGCACCAGTTCTCGGGTGGCATGCGGCAGCGCGTCATGATCGCCATGGCGCTGGCGCTCGACCCTGAGGTGCTGATCGCCGACGAGCCCACCACGGCGCTCGACGTCACCGTGCAGGCGCAGATCATGGGCCTGCTCGCGGACCTGCAGAAGCAGCGCAACATGGGCCTGATCCTGATCACGCACGACATGGGCGTGGTCGCCGACGTGGCCGACCGGATCTCGGTGATGTACGCGGGCAAGGTCGTCGAGGAGGCGCCGGTCTACGACATCTACGCGCGCCCGGCCCACCCGTACACGCGGGCCCTGCTCGAGTCGATTCCCCGGCTCGACATGAAGGGTCAGCAACTCAGCGTCATCCGCGGTCTGCCGCCGGCGCTGACCGACGTGCCGAAGGGTTGCGCGTTCAACCCGCGGTGCGCCTACGCGCGGGATGCCTGCCGTCAGGACCCGGCGCCGCCGGCGTACCAGGTCTCGGTCCAGCCGCACCGCACGGCCCGCTGCCACTTCTTCCGGGAGGTCATCGGTGAGTGA
- a CDS encoding ABC transporter ATP-binding protein: MSDVVLETKGLTKHFPITQGILFKSKVGAVRAVDGVDLHLRRGETLGVVGESGCGKSTLAKLLVGLEKPTAGTINVRGQNMVTMKGGELRRARRNIQMVLQDPYTSLNPRMTVGDIIGEPFEIHPEVVPKGGRQRAVQDLLDTVGLNPDHINRYPHQFSGGQRQRIGIARALALKPEIIVCDEPVSALDVSIQAQVINLLERLQDEFGLSYIFIAHDLSVVRHISDRVAVMYLGKVIETGHDQAIYEQPTHPYTQALLSAVPVPDPRLRGHRDQIVLEGDVPSPANPPSGCRFRTRCWKASDICAQQEPLLQIRERSPHPSACHFAEIRDVVHGR, from the coding sequence GTGAGTGACGTAGTCCTCGAGACCAAGGGTCTCACCAAGCACTTCCCGATCACCCAGGGCATTCTCTTCAAGAGCAAGGTCGGGGCGGTCCGGGCCGTCGACGGCGTCGACCTGCACCTGCGGCGCGGCGAGACGCTCGGCGTGGTCGGCGAGTCCGGCTGCGGCAAGTCGACCCTGGCCAAGCTGCTGGTCGGCCTGGAGAAGCCGACCGCCGGCACGATCAACGTGCGTGGCCAGAACATGGTCACCATGAAGGGCGGCGAACTGCGCCGGGCCCGTCGCAACATCCAGATGGTGCTGCAGGACCCGTACACGTCGCTCAACCCCCGGATGACGGTCGGCGACATCATCGGCGAGCCGTTCGAGATCCACCCCGAGGTGGTCCCGAAGGGCGGCCGGCAGCGCGCGGTGCAGGACCTGCTGGACACGGTCGGCCTCAACCCCGACCACATCAACCGGTACCCGCACCAGTTCTCCGGCGGTCAGCGCCAGCGCATCGGCATCGCCCGCGCGCTCGCGCTCAAGCCCGAGATCATCGTCTGCGACGAGCCGGTGTCGGCGCTCGACGTGTCCATCCAGGCCCAGGTGATCAACCTGCTCGAGCGCCTGCAGGACGAGTTCGGCCTGTCGTACATCTTCATCGCGCACGACCTCTCGGTCGTCCGGCACATCTCCGACCGGGTCGCCGTGATGTACCTCGGCAAGGTCATCGAGACCGGCCACGACCAGGCGATCTACGAGCAGCCGACGCATCCGTACACGCAGGCGCTGCTCTCCGCCGTCCCGGTTCCGGACCCGCGCCTGCGCGGCCACCGTGACCAGATCGTCCTGGAGGGCGACGTCCCGTCCCCGGCCAACCCGCCCTCGGGTTGCCGCTTCCGTACCCGGTGCTGGAAGGCTTCGGACATCTGCGCCCAGCAGGAGCCCCTGCTGCAGATCCGCGAGCGCTCCCCGCACCCCAGCGCTTGCCACTTCGCGGAAATTCGCGACGTCGTGCACGGTCGCTGA
- a CDS encoding chorismate mutase — MVTDKSVAATAALDASTGAGRPLAADEIRAMRERIDEIDQAIIDLWQERSRLSQEVGKTRMASGGTRLVLAREREIVDRFRAALGPDGTQVALLLLRSGRGPL, encoded by the coding sequence ATCGTCACCGACAAGTCCGTCGCCGCCACCGCCGCCCTGGACGCCTCGACCGGCGCGGGCCGCCCGCTGGCCGCCGACGAGATCCGTGCCATGCGCGAGCGCATCGACGAGATCGACCAGGCCATCATCGACCTCTGGCAGGAGCGGTCCCGCCTCTCCCAGGAGGTCGGCAAGACCCGGATGGCCTCCGGCGGCACCCGCCTGGTCCTGGCCCGCGAACGCGAGATCGTCGACCGCTTCCGTGCCGCGCTGGGCCCCGACGGCACCCAGGTGGCCCTGCTCCTGCTCCGCTCCGGCCGCGGCCCCCTGTAA
- a CDS encoding bifunctional UDP-sugar hydrolase/5'-nucleotidase, with amino-acid sequence MTSPLRRRIGVPAVALAVVGALSAMPAAQSAAAAPPAEFTPVTASYGASHGSALVKGQILSYNDFHGAIDPPIGSGAVVNAGGTSTPAGGVEYLATYLKKLRAEATSEGRATITAGAGDLIGASPLVSAAFHDEPTIELMNTIGLQVSSVGNHEFDEGVDELIRIQRGGCHPVDGCQDGDPYRGAKFTYLAANTINNKTGLPILPPIEIKYVKGVPVGFIGLTLEGTAGIVNPAGIKNVHFTDEIVTANKWSNILKLFGVKAQVLLLHEGGAQGSATPTPGVSDCVNFTGPVVDIVKGLNPEIGVVVSGHTHRFYSCKLPNKTGTDTVVTSAGTNGQLITDIDYSLDKRTGKFAEITAKNVIVENGVPDGNGGWKKDAAGVYLKNPATVDAAAKKVADKYRVAVAPLANKVVGSITGDIVRTNTAAGESPLGDVIADAQLSYTKSAGAQIALMNPGGIRADFDADQSTGGEAYGQVTYGEAFTVQPFNNLVATEPLTGAQLKSVLEQQFAGYSGQTTTKILQVSAGFTYTWSASAALGSRVSNLALNGTPIDPAATYQVTINNFLAAGGDGFGNLVVDPAKVVTAPGFDIDALTAYLATGTIAPGPANRITTTP; translated from the coding sequence ATGACTTCTCCGCTTCGGCGGCGTATCGGCGTACCAGCCGTCGCCCTTGCCGTCGTGGGCGCGCTGTCCGCGATGCCCGCCGCCCAGTCCGCGGCCGCCGCGCCGCCCGCCGAGTTCACGCCGGTCACCGCCAGCTACGGCGCGTCGCACGGATCGGCCCTGGTCAAGGGTCAGATCCTCAGCTACAACGACTTCCACGGCGCGATCGACCCGCCGATCGGCAGCGGCGCGGTGGTCAACGCCGGGGGCACCAGCACCCCGGCCGGTGGGGTGGAGTACCTCGCGACGTACCTGAAGAAGCTGCGCGCCGAGGCCACGAGCGAGGGCCGGGCGACCATCACCGCCGGGGCCGGCGACCTGATCGGCGCGTCCCCGCTGGTCAGCGCGGCGTTCCACGACGAGCCGACGATCGAGCTGATGAACACGATCGGCCTGCAGGTCAGCTCGGTGGGCAACCACGAGTTCGACGAGGGCGTGGACGAGCTGATCCGGATCCAGCGCGGCGGGTGTCACCCGGTCGACGGCTGCCAGGACGGCGACCCGTACCGCGGGGCGAAGTTCACCTACCTGGCCGCGAACACGATCAACAACAAGACCGGGCTGCCGATCCTGCCGCCCATCGAGATCAAGTACGTCAAGGGCGTGCCGGTCGGCTTCATCGGCCTGACGCTGGAGGGCACGGCCGGCATCGTCAACCCGGCCGGCATCAAGAACGTGCACTTCACCGACGAGATCGTGACCGCGAACAAGTGGAGCAACATCCTCAAGCTGTTCGGGGTCAAGGCGCAGGTCCTGCTGCTGCACGAGGGCGGCGCGCAGGGCTCGGCGACCCCCACCCCGGGCGTCTCGGACTGCGTGAACTTCACCGGCCCGGTGGTCGACATCGTCAAGGGCCTGAACCCGGAGATCGGCGTGGTCGTCTCCGGGCACACGCACCGGTTCTACAGCTGCAAGCTGCCGAACAAGACCGGCACGGACACCGTGGTGACCAGCGCCGGCACCAACGGCCAGCTGATCACCGACATCGACTACTCGCTGGACAAGCGCACCGGTAAGTTCGCCGAGATCACCGCGAAGAACGTGATCGTGGAGAACGGCGTCCCGGACGGCAACGGCGGCTGGAAGAAGGACGCGGCCGGCGTCTACCTGAAGAACCCGGCCACCGTCGACGCCGCCGCGAAGAAGGTCGCCGACAAGTACCGGGTCGCCGTCGCCCCGCTCGCCAACAAGGTGGTCGGCAGCATCACCGGTGACATCGTGCGCACCAACACCGCGGCCGGTGAGAGCCCGCTCGGCGACGTCATCGCGGACGCCCAGCTGTCCTACACCAAGTCCGCCGGCGCGCAGATCGCCCTGATGAACCCGGGCGGCATCCGCGCCGACTTCGACGCCGACCAGTCGACCGGTGGCGAGGCCTACGGCCAGGTCACCTACGGCGAGGCGTTCACCGTTCAGCCGTTCAACAACCTGGTCGCCACCGAGCCGCTCACCGGCGCGCAGCTCAAGAGCGTGCTGGAGCAGCAGTTCGCCGGTTACTCCGGGCAGACCACCACGAAGATCCTCCAGGTCTCGGCCGGCTTCACCTACACCTGGAGCGCCTCCGCCGCGCTCGGCTCGCGGGTCAGCAACCTCGCCCTGAACGGCACGCCGATCGACCCGGCCGCCACCTACCAGGTCACCATCAACAACTTCCTGGCCGCGGGTGGGGACGGCTTCGGCAACCTGGTCGTCGACCCCGCCAAGGTCGTCACCGCGCCCGGTTTCGACATCGACGCGCTCACCGCCTACCTCGCCACGGGCACCATTGCCCCCGGTCCGGCCAACCGCATCACGACCACCCCCTGA